In one window of Plasmodium cynomolgi strain B DNA, chromosome 13, whole genome shotgun sequence DNA:
- a CDS encoding cyclophilin (putative) → MKIPNPRVYLDVAIGGRNAGRLIFELFMDKLPITCENFRCLCTGETGLGYYLKPRWYKNSPIHRIVTDFMFQGGDFNFGNGFGGESIYGQYFRNEKFIYRHSKRGVLSMCQTRIKHTNNSQFFVTFKSCPWLDKKHVVFGHLEYGFDTLSFIEEQSTLIGKPKKQVYIYNCGVIPLDRIKPKSQATSDDDYIIPDVEMPLLERDIPFNENADFSELKNMYKYSKRV, encoded by the exons ATGAAAATACCGAACCCCCGCGTTTATTTGGATGTTGCCATAGGGGGGAGGAACGCTGGAAGGCTGATATTTGAG CTGTTCATGGATAAGTTACCAATCACCTGTGAAAATTTTCGCTGCCTCTGCACAG GTGAGACAGGCCTGGGCTACTACCTGAAACCACGCTGGTACAAGAACTCTCCCATTCATAGAATTGTCACAGATTTC ATGTTCCAAGGAGGGGACTTCAATTTTGGGAACGGCTTTGGCGGGGAGTCCATATATGGACAGTACTTCCGAAACGAAAAGTTCATCTACCGGCATTCGAAAAGAG GCGTGCTTTCCATGTGCCAAACGAGGATCAAACATACGAATAActcccaattttttgtaaccTTTAAAAGTTGCCCATGGCTGGATAAGAAGCAT GTGGTCTTTGGGCACTTGGAGTACGGATTTGACACCCTGTCGTTTATTGAGGAACAGTCTACCCTAATTGGGAAGCCGAAGAAGCAAGTCTACATTTACAACTG CGGGGTCATACCACTGGATCGAATCAAACCCAAGTCGCAGGCGACGTCCGACGATGATTACATCATACCG GATGTAGAAATGCCGCTATTGGAGCGGGACATCCCTTTTAACGAAAATGCGGACTTCAGCGagttgaaaaatatgtacaagtATAGCAAGCGCGTTTga